One genomic window of endosymbiont of Galathealinum brachiosum includes the following:
- a CDS encoding 3-deoxy-7-phosphoheptulonate synthase — translation MKYKTDDLRISGLQEVLPPEELHREYPLTDAASDTVHSARQAIHDILQGESDRLLVIVGPCSIHDTKAGREYANLLKPLIDELADDLCIVMRIYFEKPRTTVGWKGLINDPHLDDSFNINHGLRQARSLLLDIADMGIPAGTEYLDLISPQYVSDLVSWGAIGARTTESQGHRELASGLSCPVGFKNGTDGGLKVAVDAIQAASRPHVFMSLTKQGHSAIFSTTGNEDCHIILRGGKTPNYDAKSVKDAVDQLQSSEQNTKLMIDCSHANSEKDHNRQLDVCRDVAGQVKAGNGDIMGVMLESHLVAGRQNVENIEDLTYGQSITDACIAWNETEVLLRELAEAVRDRRKG, via the coding sequence ATGAAGTATAAAACTGACGACTTACGCATTTCCGGCTTACAGGAAGTATTACCACCTGAAGAACTACACCGGGAATATCCACTGACGGATGCCGCATCTGACACTGTTCACAGTGCGCGTCAGGCAATTCATGACATATTGCAGGGTGAAAGTGATCGTTTGCTGGTTATTGTTGGACCCTGTTCAATTCATGATACAAAGGCCGGTCGTGAATACGCCAATCTTTTAAAGCCTTTAATTGATGAGTTAGCTGACGATCTTTGTATTGTTATGCGTATTTATTTTGAAAAACCACGCACAACCGTTGGCTGGAAAGGTTTGATTAACGATCCACATCTTGATGACAGTTTTAATATTAATCATGGTTTGCGTCAGGCGCGTAGTTTGTTGCTGGATATTGCCGATATGGGAATACCTGCAGGAACCGAGTATCTGGATCTAATCAGCCCACAGTATGTTTCTGATCTGGTTAGCTGGGGTGCAATCGGTGCGCGAACCACTGAAAGTCAGGGGCATCGTGAACTGGCATCCGGTTTGTCCTGTCCTGTTGGTTTTAAAAATGGTACCGATGGTGGATTGAAAGTTGCTGTTGATGCAATTCAGGCTGCTTCTCGCCCTCACGTATTTATGTCATTAACCAAACAGGGGCATTCTGCCATTTTCTCAACCACTGGTAATGAGGATTGTCATATTATTTTGCGCGGTGGTAAAACACCTAATTATGATGCAAAGAGTGTTAAAGACGCAGTCGATCAATTGCAGAGCAGTGAGCAAAATACAAAACTGATGATTGATTGTTCTCATGCAAACAGTGAAAAAGACCATAACCGTCAACTGGATGTATGTCGTGATGTTGCGGGGCAGGTTAAAGCTGGCAATGGCGATATTATGGGTGTGATGCTGGAAAGTCACCTGGTAGCAGGGCGTCAGAATGTCGAAAATATTGAAGACCTGACTTATGGGCAGAGTATCACCGATGCCTGTATTGCATGGAATGAAACAGAAGTATTGTTAAGAGAATTAGCTGAAGCAGTACGAGATAGGCGTAAGGGTTAA
- a CDS encoding HAD family hydrolase — translation MYKLICFDLDDTLWPCMPTIQFAEQTLYNWLAEFKPEIVSAYSIDQLRDKRKQLTRLQPELIHDLSAARRVHLKQLATETGDTDEWVETAFDVFYQARQQVTLFDDVLPVLSELKTRYTLVALTNGNAHISKTGLSDIFDFQISAADVQAAKPDPAMFYHAMEKAGVNQTQTLHVGDHPLHDIQGARNAGIDAVWIKRFDQIWDIDEPEVDRQFVNLHQLNDWLSASS, via the coding sequence ATGTATAAGTTAATCTGTTTTGATCTGGATGATACACTCTGGCCGTGCATGCCAACTATTCAATTTGCAGAACAAACACTGTATAACTGGTTGGCCGAATTTAAACCTGAAATTGTCAGTGCTTACTCAATAGATCAATTAAGGGATAAACGTAAACAGTTAACCCGGCTGCAACCCGAACTGATTCATGACCTGTCTGCAGCACGACGTGTTCACCTTAAACAACTGGCAACTGAAACAGGTGATACGGATGAATGGGTAGAAACCGCTTTTGACGTATTTTATCAGGCACGACAACAAGTCACGTTATTCGATGATGTTTTACCCGTATTATCGGAATTGAAAACTCGTTATACATTAGTTGCTTTAACTAATGGAAATGCACATATCAGTAAAACCGGTTTATCCGATATTTTTGATTTTCAGATATCTGCAGCAGATGTACAGGCTGCAAAACCTGATCCCGCTATGTTTTATCATGCAATGGAAAAAGCAGGGGTGAATCAGACTCAAACACTTCATGTAGGTGATCATCCATTACATGATATTCAGGGAGCCAGAAATGCTGGAATAGATGCGGTCTGGATTAAGCGCTTTGATCAGATCTGGGATATTGATGAGCCGGAAGTAGACAGGCAATTTGTTAACCTGCATCAACTCAATGACTGGTTATCAGCAAGTTCTTAG
- a CDS encoding inositol monophosphatase, with protein sequence MKDILNKLEEIIKRNAAEQIMPRYNQVAYSFKSDGSLVTEADSEMQKAMIESLQQQWPEYVVLGEEMTEAEQQLQLDTAVDGLWILDPLDGTSNFASGIPVFSVSIALVLNNEVVLGVIYDPNRNEIFSAIKGQGARLNGQPLVSHTERETLNQCTAQIDFKRLTPDMRVCLSREHPYASQRNFGSGALDWCWLAAGRCQINIHGGQKLWDYVAGQLILSEAGGCAKTFGGDAVFKKTLDSRSVMAAVNLSLFKQLQKYLTSMECRK encoded by the coding sequence ATGAAAGATATTTTGAACAAACTGGAAGAGATCATTAAGCGTAATGCTGCTGAGCAAATAATGCCCCGTTATAATCAGGTGGCTTATAGTTTTAAATCAGATGGTAGTCTGGTGACAGAAGCTGATTCTGAAATGCAGAAAGCCATGATTGAGAGTTTACAGCAGCAGTGGCCAGAATATGTGGTGCTGGGTGAAGAAATGACCGAAGCGGAACAGCAGTTGCAACTGGATACTGCAGTTGATGGTTTGTGGATTTTAGATCCACTGGATGGAACCAGTAACTTTGCCAGTGGTATTCCTGTTTTTTCGGTTTCTATTGCACTGGTTCTCAATAATGAAGTTGTTTTAGGTGTAATTTATGACCCGAATAGAAATGAAATCTTCAGTGCAATTAAAGGGCAGGGTGCCAGGTTAAATGGTCAGCCATTAGTTAGTCATACTGAACGTGAAACTTTAAATCAGTGCACTGCTCAGATAGATTTTAAACGCCTCACGCCGGATATGCGTGTATGTCTTTCTCGTGAGCACCCATATGCATCACAGCGTAATTTTGGCTCGGGTGCGTTAGACTGGTGCTGGTTAGCTGCAGGACGCTGTCAGATTAATATTCACGGGGGACAGAAACTCTGGGATTATGTGGCGGGGCAGTTGATCTTAAGTGAAGCAGGTGGTTGCGCAAAAACCTTTGGAGGAGATGCCGTGTTTAAAAAAACCTTAGACTCTCGATCGGTTATGGCAGCCGTTAATCTTTCATTATTTAAACAGTTGCAGAAGTATCTTACATCAATGGAATGTAGAAAATAA
- a CDS encoding 23S rRNA (uracil(1939)-C(5))-methyltransferase RlmD, with translation MSKRRKRRARLPEDLVEVEIESLSPEGRGVAHHEGKVVFVDFALAGEVVEFKYSRISKKFDEGRAVNVIKASADRVKPICEHFTVCGGCSLQHQEHEAQIHSKQDALMQQFQHLGQVEPDKILPPLRGPLKHYRQKARLGVKYVFKKEKVLVGFREKGNSFLADILNCPVLHESVGLRISDLSDLLIKMDAKATIPQIEVAVDDTKTALVFRHLENLSDNDKSALIEFAKKYEFQIMLQSGGPDTVTALWPENPPALSYTLKDQQVTIEFQVNDFTQVNSEINQLMVTKAIQMLELKPEDKVLDLFCGLGNFTLAMSKQCAQVTGVEGGESMVIKARENALRNNIDNVEFFAADLSKDISNELWLNKAGVRQKYDKILLDPPRSGAMEMLKYIGKLKAERIVYVSCNPATLARDSHVLVHEHGYTLEEAGVMDMFPHTAHVESIALFTKKLKKS, from the coding sequence ATGTCAAAAAGAAGAAAACGCAGGGCTCGTCTGCCAGAAGATCTGGTTGAAGTAGAAATAGAATCATTAAGCCCGGAAGGTCGAGGGGTTGCCCATCATGAAGGTAAGGTGGTGTTTGTTGATTTTGCCCTGGCCGGTGAAGTAGTCGAGTTTAAATACAGTCGTATCAGTAAAAAATTCGATGAAGGGCGTGCAGTAAATGTAATAAAAGCATCTGCAGACAGAGTAAAACCTATTTGTGAGCACTTCACAGTATGTGGTGGCTGTAGCCTGCAGCATCAGGAACATGAGGCTCAGATTCATAGTAAACAGGATGCGTTGATGCAGCAGTTTCAGCATCTTGGGCAGGTAGAGCCAGATAAAATACTGCCACCCTTAAGGGGACCATTGAAACACTATCGGCAAAAAGCTCGTTTGGGGGTGAAATATGTGTTTAAAAAAGAAAAAGTGCTGGTTGGTTTCCGTGAAAAAGGTAATTCATTTCTGGCCGATATTTTAAACTGTCCTGTTTTACATGAATCGGTGGGGCTACGTATTAGTGATTTATCTGATCTGTTAATTAAAATGGATGCAAAAGCGACTATTCCACAAATTGAAGTCGCTGTTGATGATACAAAAACCGCACTGGTATTTCGTCACCTTGAAAATCTGTCAGACAATGATAAATCAGCCTTAATCGAATTTGCTAAAAAATATGAATTTCAAATTATGCTGCAGTCAGGTGGCCCGGATACGGTTACTGCGTTGTGGCCAGAAAACCCACCTGCTTTAAGTTATACATTAAAAGACCAGCAGGTCACTATAGAATTTCAGGTCAATGATTTTACTCAGGTAAATAGTGAAATAAACCAGTTAATGGTGACAAAAGCAATACAGATGCTGGAGCTTAAACCTGAAGATAAAGTGCTGGATTTATTCTGTGGTCTGGGTAATTTTACTCTGGCAATGTCTAAGCAATGTGCACAGGTGACGGGTGTTGAAGGTGGCGAAAGCATGGTTATTAAAGCCCGGGAAAATGCCCTTAGAAATAATATTGATAATGTAGAATTTTTTGCAGCTGATTTATCTAAAGATATTTCAAATGAACTCTGGTTGAATAAAGCGGGTGTCAGGCAGAAATACGATAAGATATTACTAGATCCTCCTCGTTCCGGTGCGATGGAAATGCTGAAGTATATTGGTAAGTTAAAAGCAGAACGTATAGTTTATGTTTCGTGTAATCCGGCAACGCTGGCTCGTGATAGCCATGTGCTGGTTCATGAGCATGGTTATACATTAGAAGAGGCAGGGGTAATGGATATGTTCCCGCATACTGCTCATGTAGAATCAATCGCATTGTTTACTAAAAAACTAAAAAAATCATGA
- a CDS encoding cysteine synthase B — protein sequence MHSEEFPTLEDFVGNTPLVRLQRLVPNNNTVLVKLEGNNPAGSVKDRPAMSMIKLAEERGEIKPGDTLIEATSGNTGIALAMAAAIKGYKMVLIMPDNMSEERRASMKAYGAELISVTQEQSMEGARDLALQMQNEGRGIVLDQFNNQDNPIAHYEGTGPEIWRDTKGKVTHFVSAMGTTGTIMGTSRYLKEQNPDIQIVGVQPEEGSKIPGIRRWPKEYLPGIFDEKRVDITIDVGQQDAEDITRRLAAEEGIFCGISSGGAVAAALKLCEQVENSVIVSIICDRGDRYLSTGVFPA from the coding sequence ATGCATTCTGAAGAATTTCCGACGCTTGAAGACTTTGTCGGTAATACACCGTTAGTACGCCTGCAGCGTCTGGTGCCTAATAATAATACTGTTCTGGTTAAGCTTGAGGGCAATAATCCGGCCGGTTCGGTCAAAGATCGCCCGGCTATGAGTATGATTAAACTGGCTGAAGAGCGGGGTGAAATTAAACCCGGCGACACATTAATAGAAGCAACCAGTGGAAATACCGGTATTGCGCTGGCTATGGCAGCAGCGATTAAGGGTTATAAAATGGTGCTGATAATGCCGGATAATATGAGTGAAGAACGTCGTGCGAGTATGAAGGCCTACGGTGCAGAACTTATTAGTGTCACTCAGGAGCAAAGTATGGAGGGAGCCCGTGATCTTGCGCTGCAAATGCAAAATGAAGGCAGGGGAATCGTGCTGGACCAGTTTAATAATCAGGATAACCCGATTGCGCATTATGAAGGTACCGGGCCTGAGATATGGCGTGATACTAAAGGTAAAGTGACTCATTTTGTGAGTGCAATGGGTACAACGGGTACCATTATGGGCACGTCACGATATTTAAAAGAGCAGAACCCGGATATACAAATTGTTGGTGTACAGCCGGAAGAAGGTTCAAAAATCCCCGGCATTCGCCGTTGGCCTAAAGAGTACTTGCCAGGCATTTTTGATGAAAAGCGCGTGGATATTACGATTGATGTTGGTCAGCAGGATGCGGAAGATATTACTCGTCGATTAGCAGCAGAAGAAGGTATTTTCTGCGGTATATCCTCTGGTGGTGCGGTTGCTGCCGCATTAAAATTATGTGAACAGGTAGAAAATTCAGTCATTGTTTCTATTATCTGTGATCGAGGTGATCGTTATTTATCCACCGGAGTTTTTCCGGCTTAA
- a CDS encoding pyridoxine 5'-phosphate synthase: MPDSSTILLGVNIDHVATLRQARGTRYPNPVHAALQAEQAGADSITLHLREDRRHIQESDVLMLKDSLLTHMNLEMAVTGEMLSFAEKIKPRDCCLVPESREELTTEGGLDVVSQESRIKEACQQLAEADVRVSLFIDADLSQIEAAKRCGAPVIEIHTGHFADATSNDEELKQLKKIIEAVEVAHDLGLQVNAGHGLHYHNVQAIASIPHIQELNIGHAIIAEAVFCGLQSAVSNMKQLMLEARF, from the coding sequence ATGCCAGATTCAAGCACAATTTTACTGGGTGTAAATATTGACCACGTCGCTACTTTAAGACAGGCAAGGGGTACACGTTACCCTAATCCGGTGCATGCTGCATTACAGGCAGAGCAGGCGGGAGCAGACTCAATAACGCTTCATCTTCGTGAAGATCGTAGACACATACAGGAAAGTGATGTACTGATGTTGAAAGATTCACTTTTAACTCATATGAATCTTGAAATGGCTGTTACCGGAGAAATGCTGAGTTTTGCTGAAAAAATTAAACCAAGAGATTGTTGTCTTGTACCTGAAAGTAGAGAAGAACTGACAACGGAAGGTGGTCTGGATGTGGTCAGTCAGGAAAGTCGTATTAAGGAAGCCTGTCAGCAATTAGCAGAAGCTGATGTCCGGGTTTCTTTATTTATTGATGCTGACCTGAGCCAGATTGAAGCAGCAAAACGATGTGGGGCACCGGTAATTGAAATTCATACCGGGCATTTTGCAGATGCAACAAGTAATGATGAAGAGTTAAAACAGCTCAAAAAAATAATTGAAGCTGTAGAAGTTGCTCATGACCTGGGCTTACAGGTAAATGCAGGTCATGGTTTGCACTATCATAATGTACAGGCAATCGCTTCAATACCACATATTCAGGAATTAAATATAGGTCATGCAATTATTGCAGAAGCCGTATTTTGTGGTTTGCAGTCAGCTGTGAGTAATATGAAGCAGTTGATGCTGGAAGCACGTTTTTGA
- a CDS encoding adenylate/guanylate cyclase domain-containing protein — MFKQRIFRYSLGLLITFILFANASGIIPLRFVETMENLSYDFRLQLSLPSEIDKKVIIIDIDEKSLAEIGQWPWERNVLGNIVNNLFDYYNINVLGFDILFAEKDEDPSDKILSQLSNSTISSSADFQRIINNNQDIMHRDESLAKSLESNNTVLGIIFNNHAKHLTKGLLPPSIPQFTPEIIKSFDFLDPSGYTANIDTLQKQATSGGFFDNPLIDEDGVFRRVPLLQSYDGKLYPSLALEITRLSLQNNILKLGYGSSDEFEGSKSLEWVYVGEIAIPVDEHSAVMVPYVGKQKTFDYISAADILNKSIARNLLKDKIAIFGTSAAGLLDLRTTPLESAYPGVEVHANIIQGILDQTIKHKPEYMIGFEILLLFLLGIILTIALPMLSPAWSTFSAALTIGVILLLDNYAWNQLMVIMPIASPLILVIMLYMMNMSYGFFVESRGKRQLTHLFGQYVPPDLVDEMSRNLKEINLDGEVRKMTVLFTDVRGFTSISEKMQPKELTTFINAFLTPLTEVIHTNRGTIDKYMGDAIMAFWGAPLKDPQHARNALNAGMDMLVAINKLNKHFKSKGQPEIKIGIGINTGDMNVGNKGSEFRVDYTVLGDSVNLGSRLEGLTKNYGVDFIVNESTRHEVPEFEYRMLDIVKVKGKDKPVTIFEPVGLVENVDKLVRKQIKEFHHALKLYKQQNWDGAEQSLFQLSQQEPDRMIYKIYLDRIAVFRANPPETNWDGVYTHTSK; from the coding sequence GTGTTTAAACAGAGGATTTTTAGATACAGTCTGGGTTTACTTATTACCTTTATTCTCTTTGCAAATGCCAGTGGTATTATTCCCCTTCGATTTGTTGAAACAATGGAAAATCTTTCATACGATTTTCGACTACAGCTTTCACTCCCATCAGAAATTGATAAAAAAGTCATCATTATTGATATAGATGAAAAAAGCCTTGCAGAAATTGGGCAATGGCCATGGGAGCGAAATGTACTAGGTAATATCGTTAATAACCTGTTCGATTATTACAATATAAATGTACTTGGCTTCGATATTCTATTTGCTGAAAAAGATGAAGACCCGAGTGATAAAATTCTTTCACAACTATCAAATAGCACTATTTCAAGCAGTGCAGATTTTCAGCGTATTATTAATAATAATCAGGACATTATGCACCGCGATGAAAGCCTTGCCAAAAGCCTTGAGAGCAATAATACCGTATTAGGGATAATTTTTAATAATCATGCTAAACACCTGACTAAAGGTTTATTACCTCCTTCTATCCCTCAGTTCACCCCTGAAATTATTAAGAGCTTTGATTTTTTAGACCCTTCAGGTTATACCGCTAATATTGACACATTACAAAAGCAGGCGACCTCAGGTGGTTTTTTTGATAACCCTTTAATTGATGAAGACGGTGTATTTAGACGTGTTCCATTATTACAGTCATATGATGGAAAGTTATACCCTTCTTTAGCACTGGAAATCACACGTCTTTCATTACAGAACAATATTTTAAAACTCGGTTATGGCTCAAGCGATGAATTTGAAGGCAGTAAGTCTCTGGAATGGGTATATGTCGGTGAAATAGCTATCCCTGTTGATGAGCATTCTGCCGTGATGGTGCCCTATGTCGGAAAACAAAAAACTTTTGATTATATTTCAGCCGCTGACATTTTAAATAAATCAATTGCTCGAAATTTACTAAAAGACAAAATTGCGATTTTTGGTACCAGTGCTGCCGGTTTACTTGACCTCAGAACAACACCTCTTGAATCTGCTTATCCTGGTGTGGAAGTTCACGCTAATATAATTCAGGGTATTTTAGATCAGACCATAAAACACAAACCAGAATATATGATTGGTTTTGAAATTCTTCTGCTTTTCTTACTGGGAATTATATTAACTATCGCATTACCCATGTTATCACCCGCCTGGAGCACATTTAGTGCAGCGTTAACAATTGGCGTTATTCTGCTACTGGATAATTACGCCTGGAACCAGCTAATGGTTATTATGCCAATAGCCTCACCGCTCATTCTAGTTATTATGCTATACATGATGAATATGTCATATGGTTTCTTTGTAGAATCAAGGGGCAAACGCCAGCTTACTCATCTTTTCGGACAGTATGTACCGCCCGATCTTGTTGATGAAATGAGTCGCAATCTTAAAGAAATTAATCTGGATGGTGAAGTTAGGAAGATGACCGTACTTTTTACCGATGTACGTGGTTTCACAAGTATTTCAGAAAAAATGCAACCTAAAGAGCTCACTACCTTTATTAACGCATTCCTGACACCGCTCACCGAAGTTATTCACACTAACAGGGGCACCATCGATAAGTATATGGGTGATGCCATTATGGCTTTCTGGGGGGCACCATTAAAAGATCCGCAACATGCAAGAAATGCGTTGAATGCTGGTATGGATATGCTGGTTGCAATAAATAAACTGAACAAACATTTTAAATCAAAGGGCCAGCCAGAAATAAAAATCGGTATCGGTATCAATACAGGTGATATGAACGTTGGTAATAAAGGCTCAGAGTTCCGGGTTGACTATACCGTTCTAGGAGACTCCGTAAATCTGGGGTCACGCCTGGAAGGGCTGACAAAAAATTATGGTGTCGACTTTATTGTTAATGAGTCAACACGTCACGAGGTTCCCGAGTTTGAATATCGTATGCTGGATATTGTAAAAGTAAAAGGCAAGGATAAACCAGTTACTATTTTTGAACCGGTAGGTTTAGTTGAAAATGTAGACAAACTGGTGCGTAAACAAATTAAAGAATTTCACCATGCTCTCAAACTATACAAACAACAGAACTGGGACGGTGCTGAACAGTCACTATTTCAGTTAAGTCAGCAGGAACCTGACAGAATGATTTATAAGATTTATCTGGATAGAATCGCTGTTTTCCGCGCAAATCCACCTGAAACTAACTGGGATGGTGTGTATACCCACACAAGTAAGTAA